The Paenibacillus sp. BIC5C1 DNA segment TGGCGATTTCCAAATCTCTTCTGATCGCAAACGGATCTACATTACGAAGGGCATGTTGGAACAGACCGCATTTTCAATCCTGAAAGAACGAGTACAGGCGGTGAAAATCACACAGTCTCCAATGAAAAGACTGCTAGGATTGGCAGAAGTGGAACTGACGACAGCGGGTGGTGTGGGAGAATCCGAACAGGAAGTTAACTCGCTCTATCCTTTTCTGCCTGTGAAGCAAGCTTACGATATGATCTCGGAGATTTTGCCATCCTATCAGGTTACGCAGGAGATGCAGAAGCTTCCACGCAAATCATTATGGCTGCGCATGCTGACACCAAGCTGGGTGTGGATCATTGCAACAGGGTTACTGATTTATTTCAAACCAGTGATTCTGGGACAGAGTCAGGCATGGTGGATGATTTCCGCTATTCTGTTACTGTGGATTGGCATATGCAGAATAACTGATTTTTTCCATACACGATACGTCCTGAATCAGAACTTTATCCAATTGCGAACGGGTGCATTAACCTCAACACTATACATCTCCAAGCGGGAGAAAGTCATTGAGGTACAGATCACCCGGAATCTGCTGCAACGCTGGTTTGGAATTGCTTCAATTCAAACCGTGAATCGTGCCAAACCTGTTCTGCATCATACGCTAAATGATATTCCGCTTGAAGCCGTGGAGGCATTTCAGTTGTGGTATATGGAGCGGAGCCAGAACGTCCAGACCCGATAATGTAAAGGCAAGTGCAGGAAGACTACTAAGTTTACTGTGCACTTGCCTTTAATATTGAAGGTGGATTTCTAATAGCTTGGAGGTATCTGATGAAAAAGAAGAAAAAATACGTGCTGCCAGCGGTTCTGATCATTACGGTTATGTTAGTATTGACCCCAATAATATATGTGCAAGTAAATAAGCTGATCTATGCACATAGAGTTACCGAGTACTTAATAGAGGAAAAGAAATATACTCAAGAGGAAATTGAATCAGTGGAAGGCATATGGAATGTTAAGCTCCCGCCTTTCTCTGCTGAGGTTACATTTAAAGATGAACCAGATGTAGAATATATATATTTTGCACATAACGAAGTTCTTCAATTTGCTCATCGTATATCCGAAGAAGCACAAAGGAGAGGCAAAACCAAATCGGATCTGAAACATGTTGAACCAACGAATGACCGTGAGTAGGAGGTGTTCCATTGATTAAAATCGTATTTATGGACGTGGACGGTACGTTACTCAGTGAGAAGGATCGAAGTCTCTCCCCAAGTACAGAGGATTCCATTCGAAAATTGGTTCGTAGGGGCATACAGGTCGTCCTGGTCACTGGCAGACCGTACAATTTATGCGGAGATTTCAGGAAACTCGGGATTGATACCCTGATTTCGGCTAACGGGGCATTGATCAAGAGCGGTGAAGAAGTGATACATAAATCGGTGCTTTCAGCACGAATGGTTAGAGAATTCAGTGAATATGCCGAGATGAACGGCAGCAGTATTTCTTATTTTACAGAGTCATTCGAGATGAATGGGTTATGTACAACGGATGTGCGTGTCACCGATGCATTGAGAGATACGCTCGGTCTGATGGAGTACCCCCTGAGAATCAGTTCTTTGGAACAGGAAGTGTATTGCATTTGTTTATATGCCGATCAAGCCGAAGCGGAGAAATTCCAATCCAGATTCCCTGCATTAAAATTCGTCAGGTTTCATCCTTACGTGTCTAACGTACTGGAAGAGAGCGAAGTATCCAAATCGATAGCGGCAGGAAAAGTGCTCGCCCACCTGAATATATCGAAAGAGGAAGCAATGGCTTTTGGCGATGGTGAAAATGATATTGATTTGCTAGAGTACGTGGGTCTTGGCATAGCGATGGGAAACGGAGGAGCGCGCGTCAAACAAAGTGCCGACTATGTCACGCTGCGAGCAAGTGAGGATGGCATTACACATGCGTTGAGGAAGTTTAAAATCATAGAATAAGCGAATTTTGGAGTAATAAGGATATCCTAATTATGGGTTTTCATGTAGAATGATGGAGGATGAATTAAGCCCTAAAGCATAGGGTGTGATCGAAGGGTGACTTATGAAAAAGGTTGTCATTGTAATCTTGTCTCTTGTCGTACTTATTGGAGTATCTTCTTCAGCTTATGCCCATCCAGGCAGACTGGACAAAAATGGCGGACATAATTGTTCCGCGAAATCCAAACAAAAGGGCCTATGCACAGGCTACCATTATCACAAAAAGAAGAAATGAAAATGAGTTTTACAAGGTAAACCCAGCCCTGGTCTAATCTATGGTTGGGTTTGCATGTTTATAATTCATGGTAGTCGCAGCTAACAAGAGCAGGCCGAAACCAATCGGAAGCTGGAGTAACTATTGAGGAAATAACGTTATACAGACAGATGGGAGGAGCATGACAATGGATCATATTAAAGCGATTATTTTTGATCTGGACAATACGATTCTCAACAGAACAAGTACCTTTGAAAGCTTCAGCCAGAGCTTGATCAACACTTATTTTGCCCATCTTCAGACTACGGATGATATTCTTAAACGAATTATTGAGCTGGATGAGGACGGTTACAAGGACAAAGGCGTGTTATTCAATGAGCTGCTCCATGAATTACCTTGGGCTGAGAATCCGCCTCACGCCGAGCTTATGGAGTTCTATGGCAGAGAGTATGTGAAAAGCGCTGTTCTGATGGAGCAGGCGAGAGAAGTGGTTCAGCATCTAAGGGGAAAATATAAAACAGGTTTAATCACCAATGGTAAAACCGAGATTCAGTACGGCAAAATCGATCAACTTGGCATTCGGGATGATTTTGACCATATTATCGTTTCGGAAGAGGCTGGGGTCAAAAAGCCCGATCCTCGTATTTTTCAATTGGCATTGGAGCATTTCAACCTCTCTCCCGAGCAGTGTATCTACATTGGAGATCATCCCGTCAATGATGTTGAAGGAGCGGCAAAAGTAGGCATGAGCACGATCTGGATGAAGGTCAATCAGCCTTGGCAGGACAGCATTACAACCAAACCATTGCATGCTATTGAGCATCTTGGTGAATTAAAAGGCCTATTCTAGATAAATATCGTCAGATTAGATTAAAACAACACAATATTACATAACAGAACAGTGAGGTAGGTGCACATGGAGATCAGACAAATGGC contains these protein-coding regions:
- a CDS encoding Cof-type HAD-IIB family hydrolase gives rise to the protein MIKIVFMDVDGTLLSEKDRSLSPSTEDSIRKLVRRGIQVVLVTGRPYNLCGDFRKLGIDTLISANGALIKSGEEVIHKSVLSARMVREFSEYAEMNGSSISYFTESFEMNGLCTTDVRVTDALRDTLGLMEYPLRISSLEQEVYCICLYADQAEAEKFQSRFPALKFVRFHPYVSNVLEESEVSKSIAAGKVLAHLNISKEEAMAFGDGENDIDLLEYVGLGIAMGNGGARVKQSADYVTLRASEDGITHALRKFKIIE
- a CDS encoding HAD family hydrolase, which encodes MDHIKAIIFDLDNTILNRTSTFESFSQSLINTYFAHLQTTDDILKRIIELDEDGYKDKGVLFNELLHELPWAENPPHAELMEFYGREYVKSAVLMEQAREVVQHLRGKYKTGLITNGKTEIQYGKIDQLGIRDDFDHIIVSEEAGVKKPDPRIFQLALEHFNLSPEQCIYIGDHPVNDVEGAAKVGMSTIWMKVNQPWQDSITTKPLHAIEHLGELKGLF
- a CDS encoding DUF3139 domain-containing protein, with amino-acid sequence MKKKKKYVLPAVLIITVMLVLTPIIYVQVNKLIYAHRVTEYLIEEKKYTQEEIESVEGIWNVKLPPFSAEVTFKDEPDVEYIYFAHNEVLQFAHRISEEAQRRGKTKSDLKHVEPTNDRE
- a CDS encoding YHYH domain-containing protein, with product MKKVVIVILSLVVLIGVSSSAYAHPGRLDKNGGHNCSAKSKQKGLCTGYHYHKKKK